The sequence TATTTCCTTGCCCTTCCCTATATTTCCacatctcccccgcccccccccaggtaACATGCTGCTGTGCCTGTCGCCCAGCTGGCTGGCCAAGGTGCCCTCTGAGCAGCACCCTGGCGAGTCATCCCTGCTGGTCTCCAAGGCTGTCTCCTTCGAGCTGGGTGGGTGCACGTGCCTGGACGAGTTCTCGCCCCCGCGCCGCGTCACCTACTTCATGGGCTCCTTCGGGCCATGCAAGGAGCATGGGCAGTCAGCGGGGGAGCTGGCGCGTGACCTGGATTGCCCCACGGCGGGCTCAGGGGAGCTGGCCCGCCTTCTGGAGGACAAGCTGCTGACGCGCCAGCTGCTGGACCAGCGGGCCCAGGTGGGGGTGCCACCCACGCTGGCCTTCACCTTCAAGCGGCTGCGCCCACTGCGGGACGTCACTGCTGAGCGCGCCGTCCGCATGGTGGAGCTCAGTGGCAAGGAGGGCCAGGAGAACCTCATCCAGGAGGAGATTGAGGCCTTCCTGAAGGGCAACACCATGGAGCCCTACAGCCAGGTGAGCCTgccggggccgggggcagggcccagcAGTCAGGTGAGcctgcggggtgggagggggctgcagtcaggTGAGCTTGCTGGGAGTGGAGCATACAGCCAGGAGTCGGGGGAAGCCCTACAGTCACGTGAGCCTGTGGGGAGGTGGGACCCACAGCCAGAAGGGGAGTTCTATGGGGGGCCCTACAGCTGAGGAAGGGGGCACTGTAAGAGGGGGAGATccatggggaagggagagagggaagcCCTATGGGTAGGGATGGGGGCAGTGGCTGTGCCTGGTTGGCTCCACTGAGCAGTGTGCTGTCGCCCCCTGCAGGTGGTGGTGAAGCCATCGGGCTGGCGCTGGAGTGGGGCCCACGCTGTGACCTTCCATGCCAAGGTGGAGCAGGCTGCCGTGCTCCAAGCAGTGCTGGCACTGCTGGAAaccctggaggaggaggagagcgcCCTGCTGGAGGCCTTCATCCCCACCGCCTGCCTCACCCAGCCCAAATCCCCCAACCGCACCTCCCCAAGTAAGGGACCCCCCTGGCCAGAGAGGCTCACACCTCATCACCTGCCCCTGCAGCCACCATGATTCACTGagcccacccccattcccaccctggcCCAGCCTTTGGAGATGGCGTCATGGGGCAAgatctggagggaaaaaaacaggaTGCAGTTGAGTTAGCCTGGGACATGAGGAGGGAAGGGGCACGTGCCATATTGGGAATCCCCCAGCCaatgttctctctaatttttgacaggctgtgtgtgcaaaaaatttcttctgtgcaaattgttgtgcttctgtgcaaatttttgtgtgcgtgGTGTTTTACCGagtgcacggggtttaggatctgtgtgcgcgtgcacatgcgcacagcttagagggaacagtgcccccAACTCATTGGGGTGGCTGCCACTGCCATattgccccagggcagggggagccacTGTCATATTGGAATCCCAGTATCCCCCGGGGCAGTGGGGGACAGGTGCCATACATTCAGTGGGTGGTGGCCCTACCAGAATCCCAGAATCCCTCAGGACGGAGGGCACCACTCTGTGCAGCTGATTTGCATGAATCCCGATGCCATTTCTTTCTCTGCCCCCCTTGCTGCTTCTTTCTGTCTCCTTCCGCCCCGCTCCATTCCTACACCCTTCATTTGTTTCTCTTCTGTCGCCTCCATACCTTCCCTTTGTTTTCTCCACCCTCATCtcttttttctcccctctctccatcccccgatttctttctccatctctctctctcccatttccCTCTGTCTTTTTCTCCCCTGACTCCCTCTTTCCTTTCCTGCCCCTCTGACCCTTCCTCATCACCTTGCCCCTCCCAGGCAGCACATCTCCGAGGCCTGACCTGGCGATCCGGATCTGCACTGTCGTCTGCAGATCCTGGGGTGACCAGCCTCTGCTGAGCCAGGTAACGGGGCAGCCGTGAATACGTGCCCCTCACCCCGCCCTGCCAATGCAGCTGGCTGGGCCCCATGCCCCCACTTAGCCTCAGAATAGGGCAATGATTGATACGGTGAGAAGCTGGGGATCACTCATGCCCTGACCAGAGACAAATACAGAGGCAGCCCCCGGTGTAAGCAAATGTGgtatggggcctttcccctctagggggtgctggctctgatcCAGGCCAAGGGGGTGGGACTGGCTAGCTGGGAAGGGTGAGGAATGGGAGATGGTACTTTTCACCTCTAGGGGGCACCATCTCCAGTCTGGTCCAAGGATGGGGGGCATGCCTGGCTCAGAAGCCAGGGAATGGGGCATGGAGCCTTTCCTCTCTAAGAGGTGCTGGCTCCGATCTGGCCCATGTGGgtgactggctggctcagggcaATGGGTAAAGTTATATGGAACCTTACATTGTTTTTTGGACCAAGTTAGTCATGAATTTAATATGATCTGCAAAAGtctcaaaatgaaaaatcttatCATCGTCACTTGTGACCTTTGAACCCAGGCCAGGTGGAGGTCAAAGGTCATAAGCTCACCTTTGTCCTGTCTGCAGCGTGTGGCACTGGACTGGGCTGGGTTTATTTTCTCTCATGTTCCCCCTCTGCCCACCCTTGCACATGGTACATTCCATTTCCTGAGCAGGAGAAAAGAGCCTCCACAAATCAGGGCTCTTGGAACCGTGAGACATGCGAAGGATCTGATTGGTTAGTACCAAGCTTGTTCTCTGGATGACCTCACAGTCAGCTCCCACTGCAtgtggtggcggggggggagatgCGGGGTTTTCATGGCGCTGGTTTTGTCCCCCCCCAGGTGGTGTGCGGTGTGGGACGGGCTGATAAGCCCCTGAAACACCAGGCCACAGTGCCCCAGAGCCTGGAGAGCAGCCTGCGGCAGCAGGGGGTGACAGATGAGGCCCAGCTTGCGGCCATCCGTGCCCAGGTCAAGCACAAGGCTGAGGCTGCCATGTCAGCCTTCCTGGAGCTGGAGGCGGGGCTGTCGGTGGAGCAGCGGGGGGGCCGACGGGCCCAGACTGATGTGATTGGTGAGCTGCCCTGTCAATCGTTGCCATTAACTATTTAGGGGGAGTCACAGAGTCTCGATCATTATTCATCCGGCCAGGGAGGATCCAGAGCAGGTGCTCCCTCCCAGTGCACCCATTAATGGGCGGTGTAGGGCAAAGCTGGCTGTGTTGGCTCAGCCCCAGCAGAGAGCCTCCCCCTTGCAGGCCAAAGTtgccctcagctgccccagcATGAAGTGCCTGGCTGGGGTAGGGACCTGGCCCTAGTTCTTTGGCCCATGGTCTGTTAAAGGGTCAGGGCGCTGCTGCCCTTGGCAGGACGAGGGGAGGATAGCACCTTCACGGTATTTGTCACTCTGTATTTGTCACTGACCAGCTGGGACCTTCAGAAAGGCCTGTAGCCACACATGCATGTCCAGAGCaggggcccatctagcctggtatcccatCTCCAACAATACCCATGCACCTTGCCATGAAGCAGCCGGAGAAGGAGCctcctagggcagtggttctcaactagggggctgtgagcagatttcagggggttCACCAAGCATGACCAGCATTAGACTCATTCGGGcctggggcagaaagctgaagtccagCTGCATGGGACTggtgccccaccacccagggctgaagccaaagcctgagcaacttagcttcacagtggcctctgtggtgtggggccccagacaattgccctgcttgctaccccctaacgccgaccctggcttttatatgcagaaaaacagttgttgtggcacagctgggctgtggagtttttatagtattgggaggggagcctcagaaagaaaaagggttgagaacccctgtcctagggGCTTGTTCTGGAATAACCCACCCCGTGAAACTTTCTAAGGAGTTAGactttaaaattttccttttaaCATAACTCTGGATGGTCTCCTCAGCCGGGTAAATGTCCAGGCCTCTTTCTACAAATCCTGttagcagggctgtccctagcaaTTCTGGGGCTCTACACGGTCGTCCCCCccgcgggggcagggctggcttgggAGGTAGGGGGGAACCACCCCGCAGCACTCACCGGTGGCGTGGCTGAGGCCAGGTCGCTGCACTCCCGCAGCCGGTGAGTTACCAGCAGCGGGAGTACAACGACCCGGCCTCAGCCACACCATCGGTGAGTgctggtgtgggggggctggggcacagaaggggcaggggcccaggggaagtgggggaaggcggagcaggggcaggggcctgcGGAAGAGCTCaagcagaggctggagcagcacgGGCTGCGCAGGTCACCAGGagatttggtgccccaaatttcctggtgccctatgcagctgcatgctttgcatatgggtaaggatggccctgcctgTTAAGCTTTTGGACACACTGAGaccttgtggcaatgagtccCACAGGGCAACTGAGAATGAGTATTTTCCTTGGATCAGTtatgaatttgccacctttcaggtTCATCAATCTTTGCCTGTATAAAtaagagagggggaaaggagagattTCCTGGCCTGCCTTCTCTACCCCTTTTATTTTCAtagcgtttaaggccagaaggcaccctaaccagggctgtggtggattctccaccgctggcaatttttaaatcaagattggatgcttctGTGAAAGATCTGCTCTCATTCTAAACCGGAATTAACTCAGGGAAgctctgtggcctgtgctgtaccagaggtcagactagatgatcacagggaTCCCTtttgaccttggaatctatgaatttgctTGATTCAGCATCTCCTGCAATTCCTGTGGGGGCCTCTGGTCAGGGTCTTTGAATTCTTGTGCTCTCCAGTTTGGCCTGACTGCTATTGCACACCCATCCTGGCTGTTCCCTTGACTTGGCCATTTCCCATTGCAGGTGTGGATTTTCTCCTGACCTCGTCAGAGCAGGTGCTGCAGCTGATGGCCCTGGAGATGAATTCTCAGCTCTGCCTGGAGACCTGCGGGCTCTTCGAGTCCATGAGTCAGGCGGTGGGGGTGCCGGCAGGCGAGTCCTCGCGCCCTCTGGTGGAGACGATGTTGCGGCGTGCGCAGTGCCACCTCATGGAGGGCAAGCACGTGTTGGTTATCGGGGCCGGAGGAGTCAGCAAAAAGTTCGTCTGGGAGGCGGCCAGGGCCTACGGGCTAAAAGTAAGATGCGGAAACCGGGCCCCACGCTGCCCAGCACAGCCCCCACCCTCCGCCATGGAGTGGAGCTGAGGGAGATGGCTGTCCTTAGCCATGGGTCCGACCCAACATGGCATAACCTGCATCAGGGAAGAGAGAGCGAATGGAGGAGGTTGGGGatgcaccctccacccccagctgcagggggagtcctctctgtccctcccccacatcccagccATGGGAGTGCTCCTCATTTCCTCCCCTGTATCCCAGCCAGCCCTCTCTGATATCCCAGCTCTAGGGAGACTCCCCTGAGTCTTCCCCACATCCCAGCCACAAAGGGGCTCCCCCCTGCATCCCAGCTGGACAGAAACCGCACCTGAGCCTTTGCTAGGGGGCTGCCGCAGCCCAGGTCACAGGTGGATGGGAAAGTGCTTCTCCGAGGGTGAGCTGGGGATTATTGTCCCGTCTGTGCTGACCCTTGTCAGGGTGGGTGCTGGAGGTCTGGCACTGGGGCAATGTGGGGAGTGATTGGGGGCAGGGTCTATGGGGTGCTGAGCTTCCCGTGTCCATTGTGTGCAGAATCAAAAGTCCTGGCAGCTGGGCAGCTCCTGGAAGGGACATAAGCCAGTGTTAACCATGGTTACCTTTGTGCAGGTAGCTACTCCAGATCTATCCCCTAGGGCTACAGCTCAGACCTCTCTTTGCTGAGGGGGTGGTAATGCATCAAGGGGCACACCAGGGAGCCCCATAAGATCTCTGGATGAGAAaatcaccttaactctgacccctgGCTGTCCATCCATTGCCAGTCCGGCCCACAGCCTCAGGTCACTGAGCCATGGGTGTCTCATCTCCTCCGCCCCCGAACCTCTCCGTTCTAAATCACTGGGACCATTCATGTAGCCTACAGCTCTTGCTCTCCCTTCCCTTCGCCGTGCCCTCTCATGCCTCTGCTTTGAGGCCGTCTGGGCACATGGGGACGTGGGCCTGAACGTCAGCTGGCGAAGGAATACTAGAGAAGGGGCAGGagtggtgtggggaaggggagatgaGTGCTTGACCCCAGACAGAGGAgaaccaggtcccagcccagacaCTGAATTGAGGCAAATACAGTCTGTGATGGTTGCTGCAATCTGGGTAATGGAACGGTCTGTATCCCAGCCCAACGTCACACCACTGTGGGAGACAGGAGCAAGTGGTCTGGCCCATCTCCAGCCCCAGTGGAGTGGGGAAAAGGTGGGCAATTCTGCCACAGCTCTGGAATAGCAGAACGTTCCTGGAAAATTGATCAGCAGTGGAATAGTTAATAGTGCTGCTGTCTTTAAATTTTCCACAAGCATTAGGCTCTGGAGTTAACACCTGCCAGCCTTGACATTGTTAGCTCCTGGAGTTAGATCTCATGAGGCCAGCTAACTTCTCTCACaggaacacccctccccccccaaatcccAAGCAAATTGACTCTGCTCAGAGGTGTGAGAAAGGAATCCCATGGCACAGCCCTGCCACTGATGCTGAGTGCAGTTTCCTAGGCTGTGAGCACTCCTGTGtactcccccagccccactttCTTGGCAGCAGCTCCAGGTTGGTTCCAGGCTGGGATTTGGTCCTCTGTGTCCAGGGTGGCACTCAGCCCAGGCAGGTTGGGGTGCCCTTTTGTGTCAGTGCTGGCCCCGCCCCTCTGGCGGCTGGTCCCTTCCCAAAGCCCCTGCACAAAACTGGACGCAACCATGCCGGGCTTGTTCTTGGAAAGCGTTTAGCATGCAGATGCACTCGCCCCCTCAACCTGGATGGAACATCCCATCTCCTCTTGCCTTGGGGTCCAGGAATGCCCCATGGGGGCTGGCACATGAGGCCTGTGACCACAccgtctcctcctccccaccccatggggCCTGGGCATAAGTGGACCATTCCCAGtctaccccacccctcctgggcacGAGTGGATCATTCCATCCTGACACAAATGGGCCATTCCATATCCCCCCACTCATCCTGGGTGTAAGTGGACTATTccatcttctccccctccccgcactgaATGGTGCCTGGGCAGGAGTGAAGCGGTCCATTTCCTCCCCTCTACCATATGGAACCTGGGTGTGAGTAGACCATTCAGTTTCTTCCCCCTACCCCATGGGGCCTGGTTGTGAATGGACCTTTCTGTTTCTTCTCCCCACTTCATGGGGCCATGGGTGTGAGTGAACTATTCCATCTCCCTCCCTGGATGCACATAGACTATTCCAtctccttcccacacccctcGGGGGCATGGGCACACATGGACCCATCCCATCTCCCTTCATAGAAATGCTTGGACCTTTCCTCCATCTCCTGCCCCACATGGGGTCTGGACGCACGTGGACAATTCCATCTCTCCCACGCCGGGGTTCTGGATATGAGTGGAACGCCCTATTTGCATCCCACCGTGGGGTGTGGATCCGTCCCCaaggacagtcccatttttgcgGCGCCTGGCGGGGAGGGCATGGAGCCTGCCCCAGTCCTTAGTGACCCCTTTTTGGTCTCTCTCCCACTTCTCTGcatctctcccccgccccccttctctGTGCCCCCCCTGCTCCAGATTCACCTGGTGGAGTCAGACCCCAACCACTTTGCCTCGCAGCTGGTGCAGACCTTCATCCACTACGACACCACGGAGCACAGGCGGGATGAAGAGCATGCCCAGCGGCTGGTGGGGCTGGTGCGGGAGCGGGGCCTGCACCTGGACGGCTGCCTCTCCTACTGGGACGACTGCATGGTGCTGACGGCCCTAGTGTGTGAGCAGCTGGGCCTGCGCTGCAGCCCGGTGGCAGCCATGCGGGTGGCCAAGCAGAAGAGCCGCACCCACCAACACCTGCTGCGCCGGCGCAAGGAAGCCCCACTTGGCTGGGCCTCAGAGGCGCTCTATGCCGTTCCCTGCTGCCACCTGGAGAGCCACGCTGACGTGGAGCGGGCTGCCCGCCATCTCTCCTTCCCCGGTGTCATGAAGCTAGAGTATGGGGCGGGTGCCGTGGGGGTTAAGCTGGTAGAGAATGTGCAGCAGTGCCACCTGCACTTTGAGAAGATCTCACGGGACTTGCGGGAGGATACGGATCACCCAGGCatcgggctgggctggggcaatGCCATGCTGCTGATGGAGTATGTCTCCGGCACAGAGCACGACGTGGATATTGTGATTTATGATGGGCGCATGCTGGCCGCCTTCGTCTCCGACAACGGGCCCACCCGTGTGCCCCACTTCACCGAGACAGCAGCCAGCATGCCCACCTGCCTGGCGCCCGACTGCGAGGCCCAGCTGGTGCGCGCCGCCTACCGGTGCTGCTTGGGCTGCGGCCTGACCAATGGCGTTTTCAACGTGGAGCTCAAGTTGACGGCAGCTGGGCCCAAGCTCATTGAGATCAACCCCCGCATGGGAGGCTTCTACCTGCGCGACTGG comes from Lepidochelys kempii isolate rLepKem1 chromosome 6, rLepKem1.hap2, whole genome shotgun sequence and encodes:
- the CARNS1 gene encoding carnosine synthase 1, with translation MPQLGFYIKPVCLNPWTFTAASFLPPARRHRSGAAAARGFFAGRMLSLDQINVDQPLILKELDWAEQEPLPSLSPPCPSWHQDVSLDCKSSPEDTQAHAWTTYYYNLLQCTLQQEGLPETVDRTKEPRTGFSSGDVTICILGSPTSYLSVLLEGSSQCPGNMLLCLSPSWLAKVPSEQHPGESSLLVSKAVSFELGGCTCLDEFSPPRRVTYFMGSFGPCKEHGQSAGELARDLDCPTAGSGELARLLEDKLLTRQLLDQRAQVGVPPTLAFTFKRLRPLRDVTAERAVRMVELSGKEGQENLIQEEIEAFLKGNTMEPYSQVVVKPSGWRWSGAHAVTFHAKVEQAAVLQAVLALLETLEEEESALLEAFIPTACLTQPKSPNRTSPSSTSPRPDLAIRICTVVCRSWGDQPLLSQVVCGVGRADKPLKHQATVPQSLESSLRQQGVTDEAQLAAIRAQVKHKAEAAMSAFLELEAGLSVEQRGGRRAQTDVIGVDFLLTSSEQVLQLMALEMNSQLCLETCGLFESMSQAVGVPAGESSRPLVETMLRRAQCHLMEGKHVLVIGAGGVSKKFVWEAARAYGLKIHLVESDPNHFASQLVQTFIHYDTTEHRRDEEHAQRLVGLVRERGLHLDGCLSYWDDCMVLTALVCEQLGLRCSPVAAMRVAKQKSRTHQHLLRRRKEAPLGWASEALYAVPCCHLESHADVERAARHLSFPGVMKLEYGAGAVGVKLVENVQQCHLHFEKISRDLREDTDHPGIGLGWGNAMLLMEYVSGTEHDVDIVIYDGRMLAAFVSDNGPTRVPHFTETAASMPTCLAPDCEAQLVRAAYRCCLGCGLTNGVFNVELKLTAAGPKLIEINPRMGGFYLRDWIQEIYGVDIMLASVMVACGVPPLLPTHAQPRTHLVGVMCVVSQHLKALKSTASVETLQALHERGVIRLNLLEDELVTREYEEPYCNVACASPSRREACLKVLGVCQVLGIDSPHYPVTHFLSHFK